One Pectobacterium colocasium DNA segment encodes these proteins:
- the dksA gene encoding RNA polymerase-binding protein DksA yields the protein MQEGQNRKTSSLSILAIAGVEPYQEKPGEEYMNDAQLAHFKRILEAWRNQLMDEVDRTVSHMRDEAANFPDPVDRAAQEEEFSLELRNRDRERKLIKKIAKTLVKIEEEDFGFCESCGVEIGIRRLEARPTADLCIDCKTLAEIREKQMAG from the coding sequence ATGCAAGAAGGGCAAAACCGTAAGACATCTTCTCTGAGCATTCTCGCAATTGCCGGAGTAGAGCCGTACCAGGAGAAGCCGGGCGAAGAGTATATGAACGATGCTCAACTCGCTCATTTCAAGCGTATTCTTGAAGCATGGCGCAACCAACTCATGGATGAAGTGGATCGTACTGTATCGCACATGCGCGATGAGGCCGCTAACTTCCCTGATCCTGTGGATCGTGCGGCGCAGGAAGAAGAGTTCAGTCTCGAACTGCGTAACCGTGACCGTGAGCGCAAGCTGATCAAGAAAATCGCCAAAACTCTGGTGAAAATCGAAGAAGAGGATTTCGGATTCTGTGAATCCTGTGGCGTCGAAATTGGCATCCGCCGTCTGGAAGCACGTCCGACAGCCGATCTGTGTATCGACTGCAAAACACTGGCAGAGATACGCGAAAAGCAAATGGCAGGATAA